A DNA window from Arachis duranensis cultivar V14167 chromosome 3, aradu.V14167.gnm2.J7QH, whole genome shotgun sequence contains the following coding sequences:
- the LOC107478991 gene encoding 3'-5' exonuclease-like has protein sequence MYGSPSSSPSIKSYRGISGASSIELNPNTSKYTITLRGAEIETTVTDKSTVVDQWVQDMNALYATNSSIVVGVDVERCAIRNKSATLNLCINKKCLIVQLFYIDNLPVSLKNFLMNPNFFFAGFEFANDIPNIKKEYGLNFCVHADIKKLALEKCRNWWSDPPSLKDIAEHVVRLEMKKPKLVSLSNWGARVLSIEQVEYGCIDAFVCSKIGHVLLRDD, from the coding sequence ATGTATggatcaccatcatcatcaccatcaatCAAAAGTTATAGAGGAATTAGCGGTGCGTCAAGCATTGAACTCAACCCTAACACTTCCAAATACACCATCACATTACGTGGAGCTGAAATTGAAACCACAGTCACCGACAAATCAACCGTTGTAGATCAATGGGTTCAAGACATGAACGCTCTATATGCAACAAATTCATCCATTGTTGTTGGCGTAGATGTTGAACGGTGTGCAATAAGAAACAAATCCGCAACATTGAATCTTTGCATTAATAAGAAGTGCCTTATCGTGCAGCTCTTCTACATTGACAATTTGCCTGTTTCTCTCAAGAACTTTCTCATGAACCCTAATTTCTTTTTTGCGGGGTTCGAGTTTGCTAATGATATTCCTAATATTAAAAAAGAGTATGGTCTCAATTTCTGTGTGCATGCCGATATTAAGAAGCTTGCCTTGGAAAAATGTCGCAACTGGTGGTCGGATCCGCCGAGTTTGAAGGATATAGCTGAGCATGTAGTTCGTTTGGAAATGAAGAAGCCTAAGCTTGTGAGTTTGAGTAATTGGGGAGCTAGGGTTTTGAGCATTGAACAAGTTGAGTATGGATGCATTGATGCCTTTGTTTGTTCTAAGATTGGTCACGTGCTCCTCAGGGATGATTGA
- the LOC107478992 gene encoding 3'-5' exonuclease-like, with protein sequence MFGSSSSSSTIPKLGISGASTVLFNPDTSKYTINFDGKAIETTVTDKANIVDQWVQEIDILYAGKSSVVVGLDVEWRPHAISYLSNKSATLQLCIDDKCLIVQLFYIDNLPLSLKNFLMNPNFTFVGIEVGDDISKLRNEYGLNCGRHADIRELAMQKWPGRFRRPGLKDLAKDLVGLNMRKPKHVSMSNWEDRVLRIEQVEYGCIDAYASYKIGHSLLN encoded by the coding sequence ATGTttggatcatcatcatcatcatcaacaatcCCTAAACTTGGAATTAGTGGTGCCTCCACCGTTTTATTCAACCCTGACACTTCCAAGTACACCATCAACTTTGACGGAAAAGCAATTGAGACCACAGTCACTGACAAAGCCAACATTGTAGATCAATGGGTTCAAGAAATCGACATTCTATACGCAGGAAAATCATCCGTTGTCGTCGGCTTAGACGTTGAATGGAGACCACATGCGATTTCATATTTAAGCAACAAATCCGCAACATTGCAACTTTGCATTGATGACAAGTGCCTTATCGTGCAGCTCTTCTACATTGATAATTTGCCTCTTTCTCTCAAAAACTTCCTTATGAACCCTAATTTCACTTTTGTGGGAATTGAGGTTGGTGATGATATTTCTAAGCTTAGAAATGAGTATGGTCTCAATTGTGGTCGGCATGCGGATATTAGAGAGCTTGCAATGCAGAAATGGCCCGGCCGGTTTCGCCGGCCGGGGTTGAAGGATCTAGCTAAGGATTTGGTGGGTTTGAATATGAGGAAGCCTAAGCATGTGAGTATGAGCAATTGGGAAGATAGGGTTTTGAGAATTGAGCAAGTTGAGTATGGTTGCATTGATGCCTATGCTTCTTACAAGATTGGTCACAGTCTTCTCAATTAG
- the LOC107478893 gene encoding protein TRANSPORT INHIBITOR RESPONSE 1 isoform X3, with translation MIFQFLVFPFTALSFFFAATSCCSVIVILLRGSSCFPNEVLERVIGMLKSRKDKSSVSLVCKEWYNAERWSRRNVFIGNCYSVSPEILTQRFPNIRSVTLKGKPRFSDFNLVPANWGVDIHFWLVVFAEKYLFLEELRLKRMTVIDESLKFLVRSFPNFKAISLQNCDGFSTDGLAAIAADCKTLVFLVLCVLFRLTCELQRLRFEGVHKLFEGCSSDASLIFGEHVRIRKQLWLTSHRYRFFIIGCLVTITVSQLGALLLVLASISDKTFFNSGDLL, from the exons atgatttttcaatttttagtgTTTCCTTTCACTGCACTATCTTTTTTCTTTGCTGCTACTTCTTGCTGCAGTGTGATAGTGATCCTTCTAAGAGGTTCATCGTGTTTTCCAAATGAGGTTCTTGAGCGTGTTATTGGGATGCTGAAATCAAGAAAGGACAAAAGCTCTGTGTCACTGGTTTGCAAGGAGTGGTACAACGCTGAGAGATGGTCAAGGAGGAACGTGTTCATAGGTAACTGCTACTCTGTGTCCCCTGAGATCTTAACCCAAAGGTTCCCGAACATAAGAAGTGTTACACTGAAAGGGAAGCCACGTTTCTCTGATTTCAACTTGGTTCCTGCAAATTGGGGTGTTGATATTCACTTTTGGCTTGTGGTGTTTGCTGAAAAGTACCTTTTTCTTGAAGAGCTTAGGCTTAAGAGGATGACTGTTATTGATGAGAGTTTGAAGTTCTTGGTGCGCTCTTTTCCAAACTTCAAAGCTATTTCCCTTCAAAATTGTGATGGTTTCAGCACTGATGGTTTGGCTGCAATTGCTGCTGATTGCAA AACACTGGTGTTCTTGGTGCTCTGTGTGCTCTTTAGACTCACCTGCGAGCTCCAGAGGCTGAGGTTTGAAGGGGTTCACAAGCTCTTTGAAGGATGCAGCTCCGACGCCAGTCTCATATTCGGGGAACATGTGAGGATCAGGAAGCAGTTGTGGCTCACAAGCCATAGATACAGGTTCTTCATCATTGGCTGCTTGGTCACCATCACTGTTAGCCAGTTGGGTGCTCTCTTGCTCGTTCTTGCTTCTATATCTGACAAGACCTTCTTCAATTCTGGAGATCTTCTG TGA
- the LOC107478893 gene encoding protein TRANSPORT INHIBITOR RESPONSE 1 isoform X4, with the protein MLKSRKDKSSVSLVCKEWYNAERWSRRNVFIGNCYSVSPEILTQRFPNIRSVTLKGKPRFSDFNLVPANWGVDIHFWLVVFAEKYLFLEELRLKRMTVIDESLKFLVRSFPNFKAISLQNCDGFSTDGLAAIAADCKTLVFLVLCVLFRLTCELQRLRFEGVHKLFEGCSSDASLIFGEHVRIRKQLWLTSHRYRFFIIGCLVTITVSQLGALLLVLASISDKTFFNSGDLLQCS; encoded by the exons ATGCTGAAATCAAGAAAGGACAAAAGCTCTGTGTCACTGGTTTGCAAGGAGTGGTACAACGCTGAGAGATGGTCAAGGAGGAACGTGTTCATAGGTAACTGCTACTCTGTGTCCCCTGAGATCTTAACCCAAAGGTTCCCGAACATAAGAAGTGTTACACTGAAAGGGAAGCCACGTTTCTCTGATTTCAACTTGGTTCCTGCAAATTGGGGTGTTGATATTCACTTTTGGCTTGTGGTGTTTGCTGAAAAGTACCTTTTTCTTGAAGAGCTTAGGCTTAAGAGGATGACTGTTATTGATGAGAGTTTGAAGTTCTTGGTGCGCTCTTTTCCAAACTTCAAAGCTATTTCCCTTCAAAATTGTGATGGTTTCAGCACTGATGGTTTGGCTGCAATTGCTGCTGATTGCAA AACACTGGTGTTCTTGGTGCTCTGTGTGCTCTTTAGACTCACCTGCGAGCTCCAGAGGCTGAGGTTTGAAGGGGTTCACAAGCTCTTTGAAGGATGCAGCTCCGACGCCAGTCTCATATTCGGGGAACATGTGAGGATCAGGAAGCAGTTGTGGCTCACAAGCCATAGATACAGGTTCTTCATCATTGGCTGCTTGGTCACCATCACTGTTAGCCAGTTGGGTGCTCTCTTGCTCGTTCTTGCTTCTATATCTGACAAGACCTTCTTCAATTCTGGAGATCTTCTG CAGTGCAGTTGA
- the LOC107478893 gene encoding transport inhibitor response 1-like protein Os04g0395600 isoform X5: protein MIFQFLVFPFTALSFFFAATSCCSVIVILLRGSSCFPNEVLERVIGMLKSRKDKSSVSLVCKEWYNAERWSRRNVFIELRLKRMTVIDESLKFLVRSFPNFKAISLQNCDGFSTDGLAAIAADCKTLVFLVLCVLFRLTCELQRLRFEGVHKLFEGCSSDASLIFGEHVRIRKQLWLTSHRYRFFIIGCLVTITVSQLGALLLVLASISDKTFFNSGDLLQCS from the exons atgatttttcaatttttagtgTTTCCTTTCACTGCACTATCTTTTTTCTTTGCTGCTACTTCTTGCTGCAGTGTGATAGTGATCCTTCTAAGAGGTTCATCGTGTTTTCCAAATGAGGTTCTTGAGCGTGTTATTGGGATGCTGAAATCAAGAAAGGACAAAAGCTCTGTGTCACTGGTTTGCAAGGAGTGGTACAACGCTGAGAGATGGTCAAGGAGGAACGTGTTCATAG AGCTTAGGCTTAAGAGGATGACTGTTATTGATGAGAGTTTGAAGTTCTTGGTGCGCTCTTTTCCAAACTTCAAAGCTATTTCCCTTCAAAATTGTGATGGTTTCAGCACTGATGGTTTGGCTGCAATTGCTGCTGATTGCAA AACACTGGTGTTCTTGGTGCTCTGTGTGCTCTTTAGACTCACCTGCGAGCTCCAGAGGCTGAGGTTTGAAGGGGTTCACAAGCTCTTTGAAGGATGCAGCTCCGACGCCAGTCTCATATTCGGGGAACATGTGAGGATCAGGAAGCAGTTGTGGCTCACAAGCCATAGATACAGGTTCTTCATCATTGGCTGCTTGGTCACCATCACTGTTAGCCAGTTGGGTGCTCTCTTGCTCGTTCTTGCTTCTATATCTGACAAGACCTTCTTCAATTCTGGAGATCTTCTG CAGTGCAGTTGA
- the LOC107478893 gene encoding protein TRANSPORT INHIBITOR RESPONSE 1 isoform X1: protein MIFQFLVFPFTALSFFFAATSCCSVIVILLRGSSCFPNEVLERVIGMLKSRKDKSSVSLVCKEWYNAERWSRRNVFIGNCYSVSPEILTQRFPNIRSVTLKGKPRFSDFNLVPANWGVDIHFWLVVFAEKYLFLEELRLKRMTVIDESLKFLVRSFPNFKAISLQNCDGFSTDGLAAIAADCKTLVFLVLCVLFRLTCELQRLRFEGVHKLFEGCSSDASLIFGEHVRIRKQLWLTSHRYRFFIIGCLVTITVSQLGALLLVLASISDKTFFNSGDLLQCS, encoded by the exons atgatttttcaatttttagtgTTTCCTTTCACTGCACTATCTTTTTTCTTTGCTGCTACTTCTTGCTGCAGTGTGATAGTGATCCTTCTAAGAGGTTCATCGTGTTTTCCAAATGAGGTTCTTGAGCGTGTTATTGGGATGCTGAAATCAAGAAAGGACAAAAGCTCTGTGTCACTGGTTTGCAAGGAGTGGTACAACGCTGAGAGATGGTCAAGGAGGAACGTGTTCATAGGTAACTGCTACTCTGTGTCCCCTGAGATCTTAACCCAAAGGTTCCCGAACATAAGAAGTGTTACACTGAAAGGGAAGCCACGTTTCTCTGATTTCAACTTGGTTCCTGCAAATTGGGGTGTTGATATTCACTTTTGGCTTGTGGTGTTTGCTGAAAAGTACCTTTTTCTTGAAGAGCTTAGGCTTAAGAGGATGACTGTTATTGATGAGAGTTTGAAGTTCTTGGTGCGCTCTTTTCCAAACTTCAAAGCTATTTCCCTTCAAAATTGTGATGGTTTCAGCACTGATGGTTTGGCTGCAATTGCTGCTGATTGCAA AACACTGGTGTTCTTGGTGCTCTGTGTGCTCTTTAGACTCACCTGCGAGCTCCAGAGGCTGAGGTTTGAAGGGGTTCACAAGCTCTTTGAAGGATGCAGCTCCGACGCCAGTCTCATATTCGGGGAACATGTGAGGATCAGGAAGCAGTTGTGGCTCACAAGCCATAGATACAGGTTCTTCATCATTGGCTGCTTGGTCACCATCACTGTTAGCCAGTTGGGTGCTCTCTTGCTCGTTCTTGCTTCTATATCTGACAAGACCTTCTTCAATTCTGGAGATCTTCTG CAGTGCAGTTGA
- the LOC107478893 gene encoding protein TRANSPORT INHIBITOR RESPONSE 1 isoform X2, with protein sequence MIFQFLVFPFTALSFFFAATSCCSVIVILLRGSSCFPNEVLERVIGMLKSRKDKSSVSLVCKEWYNAERWSRRNVFIGNCYSVSPEILTQRFPNIRSVTLKGKPRFSDFNLVPANWGVDIHFWLVVFAEKYLFLEELRLKRMTVIDESLKFLVRSFPNFKAISLQNCDGFSTDGLAAIAADCKTLVFLVLCVLFRLTCELQRLRFEGVHKLFEGCSSDASLIFGEHVRIRKQLWLTSHRYRFFIIGCLVTITVSQLGALLLVLASISDKTFFNSGDLLCS encoded by the exons atgatttttcaatttttagtgTTTCCTTTCACTGCACTATCTTTTTTCTTTGCTGCTACTTCTTGCTGCAGTGTGATAGTGATCCTTCTAAGAGGTTCATCGTGTTTTCCAAATGAGGTTCTTGAGCGTGTTATTGGGATGCTGAAATCAAGAAAGGACAAAAGCTCTGTGTCACTGGTTTGCAAGGAGTGGTACAACGCTGAGAGATGGTCAAGGAGGAACGTGTTCATAGGTAACTGCTACTCTGTGTCCCCTGAGATCTTAACCCAAAGGTTCCCGAACATAAGAAGTGTTACACTGAAAGGGAAGCCACGTTTCTCTGATTTCAACTTGGTTCCTGCAAATTGGGGTGTTGATATTCACTTTTGGCTTGTGGTGTTTGCTGAAAAGTACCTTTTTCTTGAAGAGCTTAGGCTTAAGAGGATGACTGTTATTGATGAGAGTTTGAAGTTCTTGGTGCGCTCTTTTCCAAACTTCAAAGCTATTTCCCTTCAAAATTGTGATGGTTTCAGCACTGATGGTTTGGCTGCAATTGCTGCTGATTGCAA AACACTGGTGTTCTTGGTGCTCTGTGTGCTCTTTAGACTCACCTGCGAGCTCCAGAGGCTGAGGTTTGAAGGGGTTCACAAGCTCTTTGAAGGATGCAGCTCCGACGCCAGTCTCATATTCGGGGAACATGTGAGGATCAGGAAGCAGTTGTGGCTCACAAGCCATAGATACAGGTTCTTCATCATTGGCTGCTTGGTCACCATCACTGTTAGCCAGTTGGGTGCTCTCTTGCTCGTTCTTGCTTCTATATCTGACAAGACCTTCTTCAATTCTGGAGATCTTCTG TGCAGTTGA
- the LOC127745501 gene encoding 3'-5' exonuclease-like, which translates to MSGSSSPSSSSSILTDKATIVEQWIQDINAIYEANSSVIVGIDVERGLVSGIGSKSATLHLCIDNKCLILQLLHIDNLPLSLKYFLTNPNFFFVGFGVDRVISMIKTDYGLKCGVHADIMELAKEKWPYQYNIRSGLKDLAINVVGLKMKKPKLVSLSNWEVRVLSVEQVEYGCIHAYVSYKIGHKLLMDD; encoded by the exons ATGTCtggatcatcatcaccatcatcatcatcatcaatcc TCACTGACAAAGCCACCATTGTGGAACAATGGATTCAAGACATCAATGCTATATATGAAGCAAATTCATCCGTTATCGTTGGCATAGATGTTGAACGGGGACTGGTGAGTGGAATAGGCAGCAAATCCGCAACATTGCATCTCTGCATTGATAACAAGTGCCTTATCTTACAACTCCTCCACATTGACAATTTGCCTCTTTCTCTCAAGTACTTTCTCACGAACCCTAATTTCTTTTTTGTGGGTTTTGGGGTTGATAGAGTTATTTCGATGATAAAAACTGACTATGGTCTCAAGTGCGGTGTGCATGCCGATATTATGGAGCTTGCCAAAGAAAAATGGCCCTACCAGTATAATATCCGGTCGGGGTTGAAGGATCTAGCTATCAATGTGGTTGgtttgaagatgaagaagccTAAGCTTGTGAGTTTGAGCAACTGGGAAGTTAGGGTTTTGAGCGTTGAGCAAGTTGAGTATGGATGCATTCATGCCTATGTTTCTTACAAGATTGGTCACAAGCTTCTCATGGATGATTGA
- the LOC127745502 gene encoding 3'-5' exonuclease-like, giving the protein MVGSSTIRNYKGISGASIVSFCTDTSKYTVNFDWKQIETTVTDNATVVDQWVQGINDLYPANESVIVGLNVERSARKNRSATLHLCVDSKCLIVQLLYIGELPLSLKNFFIKPNFFFVGILIAKNISRIHDEYGGLSSGSVHADIKELAIQKWPDRWNLLGLEDLCSSVLGLSTKKPKLVSLSNWDVRVLSVEQVEYACIGAYVSWKVGYKLLWDC; this is encoded by the coding sequence ATGGTCGGATCATCAACAATCCGTAATTACAAAGGAATCAGCGGTGCTTCAATCGTTTCCTTCTGCACCGACACTTCGAAGTACACTGTCAACTTTGATTGGAAACAAATTGAAACAACAGTGACTGACAATGCCACCGTTGTAGATCAATGGGTTCAAGGCATCAATGATCTATATCCAGCAAATGAATCCGTTATCGTTGGCCTAAATGTTGAACGGTCTGCAAGGAAGAACAGATCCGCAACATTGCATCTTTGCGTTGATTCGAAGTGCCTTATCGTTCAACTTTTATACATTGGCGAATTGCCTCTTTCTCTCAAGAACTTTTTCATCAAACCTAATTTCTTTTTTGTGGGCATTTTGATTGCTAAAAATATTTCTAGGATTCATGATGAGTATGGTGGTCTCAGTTCGGGTAGTGTTCATGCCGATATTAAGGAACTTGCCATTCAAAAATGGCCTGACCGGTGGAATCTGCTGGGTTTGGAGGATCTATGTAGCAGTGTGCTTGGTTTAAGTACGAAGAAGCCTAAGCTTGTGAGTTTGAGTAATTGGGATGTTAGAGTTTTGAGCGTTGAGCAAGTTGAGTATGCATGCATTGGTGCCTATGTTTCTTGGAAGGTTGGTTACAAGCTTCTCTGGGATTGTTGA